The following proteins come from a genomic window of Ictalurus furcatus strain D&B chromosome 12, Billie_1.0, whole genome shotgun sequence:
- the LOC128615896 gene encoding cytoplasmic phosphatidylinositol transfer protein 1-like yields MLMKEYRICMPLTVEEYKIGQLYMISKHSNEQSERGEGVEVVQNEPYDDPTHGRGQFTEKRVYLNSKLPTWARAVVPRIFYVTEKAWNYYPYTVTEYTCSFLPKFSIHIETKYEDNKGCNDNIFENELKEQEREVCFVDIAYDEIPERYYKESEDLRHFRSEKTSRGMLQEGWRDTQNPIMCSYKLVTVKFEVWGLQTRVEQYVHKVVRDVLLLGHRQAFAWVDEWIDMTMDEVREFERRTQEATNQKTGMFPSSVSVGEAPLSSLAPSNPASAPSTPVYTDAPEFLSVPKERSRKKSAPETLTLPEPGPSVPEPGPSVPEPGPSVPDATPNRASPGPASDQTE; encoded by the exons taCAAGATTGGGCAGCTGTATATGATCAGTAAGCATAGCAACGAGCAGAGTGAGCGAGGAGAGGGAGTGGAGGTGGTGCAGAATGAGCCCTACGATGACCCCACGCACGGCCGCGGCCAATTCACCGAGAAACGTGTCTACCTCAACAG CAAACTGCCCACTTGGGCAAGAGCAGTGGTGCCCAGAATCTTCTACGTGACTGAGAAGGCCTGGAACTATTATCCTTACACCGTCACAG AGTACACA tgttcatttttGCCAAAGTTCTCCATCCACATAGAAACCAAGTATGAAGACAACAAAGGATGCAATGACAAT ATCTTTGAAAATGAACTGAAGGAGCAGGAGCGAGAAGTGTGTTTCGTAGATATTGCTTACGATGAGATTCCAGAGCGCTACTACAAGGAGTCGGAG GATCTGCGCCATTTTAGATCGGAGAAGACCTCTCGCGGCATGCTGCAGGAAGGCTGGCGGGACACACAGAATCCCATCATGTGCTCCTACAAGCTCGTCACCGTAAAGTTCGAGGTGTGGGGCCTCCAGACACGCGTGGAGCAGTACGTACACAAG GTGGTGCGGGACGTGCTGTTGCTGGGCCATAGACAGGCCTTTGCTTGGGTGGATGAGTGGATCG acatgacCATGGATGAGGTGAGAGAGTTTGAGCGTAGGACCCAGGAGGCCACCAACCAGAAGACCGGCATGTTCCCTTCGTCCGTTTCCGTTGGTGAGGCGCCGCTCTCATCTCTAGCTCCCAGCAACCCGGCCAGTGCTCCATCCACCCCGGTCTACACCGACGCCCCAGAGTTCCTCTCCGTCCCCAAAGAGCGCTCTCGCAAGAAATCCGCCCCTGAAACGCTCACTCTGCCTGAGCCCGGCCCGTCTGTGCCTGAGCCCGGCCCGTCAGTGCCTGAGCCCGGCCCGTCGGTGCCTGATGCAACCCCTAACCGCGCCTCTCCCGGCCCTGCGTCCGACCAGACGGAGTGA